The following coding sequences lie in one Candidatus Binatia bacterium genomic window:
- the rplL gene encoding 50S ribosomal protein L7/L12 translates to MEAGTKDQQIISILEGMTMLEVSDLVKKLETHFGVTAAMPMMGPMMGAGGGAAAAAVEEKTEFDVVLMAAGDKKINVIKVVRELTGLGLKEAKDLVDGAPKPVKEKVSKEEASSVKQKLEEAGASVEIK, encoded by the coding sequence GTGGAAGCAGGGACGAAGGATCAGCAGATCATCAGCATTCTCGAAGGCATGACCATGCTCGAGGTCTCTGACCTCGTGAAGAAGCTGGAGACCCATTTCGGCGTCACGGCGGCCATGCCGATGATGGGGCCGATGATGGGCGCCGGCGGCGGCGCGGCGGCGGCCGCGGTCGAGGAGAAGACCGAGTTCGACGTCGTGCTGATGGCGGCGGGCGACAAGAAGATCAACGTGATCAAGGTCGTGCGCGAGCTGACCGGCCTGGGCCTCAAGGAGGCGAAGGACCTGGTCGACGGCGCGCCGAAGCCCGTGAAGGAGAAGGTCTCGAAGGAAGAGGCGTCGTCCGTGAAGCAGAAGCTGGAAGAGGCGGGCGCTTCGGTCGAGATCAAGTAG
- the rplJ gene encoding 50S ribosomal protein L10: MATAEKEQTVGELNELIAQSKSIYLTDFQGMNVELATKMRRKLREAKVEYRVAKNTLTKRALRAHGVEALDQYLEGPTGIAFGSDEVTAAKILADFAKEFEKPALKAAYVAGQVYGPDGIKVLAQLPPREVLLGQFIGALRSPMQGVVGVLHGSLRQMVGVIDAIGKKKQG, from the coding sequence ATGGCGACCGCTGAAAAGGAACAGACCGTCGGCGAGCTGAACGAGCTCATCGCCCAGTCGAAGTCGATCTACCTGACCGACTTCCAGGGGATGAACGTCGAGCTGGCCACGAAGATGCGGCGCAAGCTCCGCGAAGCGAAGGTGGAGTACCGCGTCGCCAAGAACACGCTCACCAAGCGGGCGCTGCGCGCGCACGGCGTGGAGGCGCTCGACCAGTACCTCGAGGGCCCCACCGGCATCGCGTTCGGCTCCGACGAGGTGACCGCGGCGAAGATCCTCGCGGATTTCGCCAAGGAATTCGAGAAGCCGGCCCTGAAGGCGGCCTACGTCGCCGGCCAGGTGTACGGCCCGGACGGAATCAAGGTCTTGGCTCAGCTTCCTCCGCGCGAGGTGCTGCTGGGCCAGTTCATCGGTGCGCTTCGTTCCCCCATGCAGGGCGTCGTGGGCGTGCTCCACGGCTCGCTGCGCCAAATGGTGGGAGTCATCGACGCCATCGGTAAAAAGAAGCAGGGGTAG
- the rplA gene encoding 50S ribosomal protein L1, whose translation MRIGKRFRAASETIGAERLGDLSDAVARLKKSATAKFDETVEVAMRLGVDPRHAEQQVRGTVVLPHGTGKKVRVLVLTKGEKEREAKDAGADFAGSDEWIKKLNEGWMDVDVIVATPDMMGEVGKLGRVLGPRGLMPNPRSGTVTMDVAKAVREVKAGKIEYRVDKAGNLHAPIGKASFGNEQLVANVEAFLREVLRMKPAASKGQYLRSVTLSSTMGPPVRLDPVAIQSGLKA comes from the coding sequence ATGCGGATCGGAAAGCGGTTCCGCGCGGCCTCCGAGACGATCGGGGCCGAGCGGCTGGGAGATCTGAGCGACGCGGTGGCGCGGCTCAAGAAGTCGGCGACCGCCAAGTTCGACGAGACCGTCGAGGTCGCGATGCGCCTCGGCGTGGATCCGCGCCACGCGGAGCAGCAGGTGCGCGGCACGGTCGTGCTCCCGCACGGCACCGGCAAGAAGGTGCGCGTGCTCGTCCTCACGAAGGGCGAGAAGGAGCGCGAGGCCAAGGACGCCGGCGCCGATTTCGCCGGCTCCGACGAATGGATCAAGAAGTTGAACGAGGGTTGGATGGACGTCGACGTCATCGTGGCCACGCCCGACATGATGGGCGAGGTGGGGAAGCTGGGCCGGGTGCTCGGCCCGCGCGGGCTGATGCCCAATCCCCGCAGCGGCACGGTCACGATGGACGTCGCGAAGGCGGTCCGCGAGGTGAAGGCGGGGAAGATCGAGTACCGGGTCGACAAGGCCGGCAATCTCCACGCCCCCATCGGCAAGGCCTCCTTCGGCAACGAGCAGCTCGTCGCGAACGTCGAGGCGTTCCTCCGGGAAGTGCTCCGCATGAAGCCCGCGGCCTCCAAGGGGCAGTACCTGCGCAGCGTCACGCTCAGCTCCACGATGGGTCCGCCGGTCCGGCTCGATCCCGTCGCGATCCAGTCCGGTCTGAAGGCATAG